CACCCCGGGTGCGTCCCTGTCGCGGACCACCCCTGACCGGTGCCAGTCGGCGCCGTCCGTCCACAGGTCCGCGGACGGCCGAGCTGTCCACGGCAGCCGTCGCCGTCCCCGACAGCACGGCCTGACCGGCGCACCGTCTGGTCGCATGGACGCTCTCGCCCGACTCCACGCCCAGCCCTTCAGCACCAGGCAGGCGCTGGGGGTGGTCACACCGGACCAGCTGCGTGGCCCGCGGTACCGCCGGCTCATGCGGGGCGCCCACCAGACGGCCGACGCGGACACCGGTCACGGGCGCCAGATCCAGGCGTTCCGCGTCACCCACCCTCACGCCTTCGTCCTGCTCGGCCACAGCGCCGCATGGGCGCACGGGGCGACCTTCGCCGCCGGGACAGACCCCGTCGTCGTCTCGGTCCCGTCGTCGCACCAGCTCCGGAGGACCGCCGCGGTCCACCCGCACGTCGGGCGCCTGGACCCTGACGACGTCGTCCTGACGCCGCTGGGACCCGCGACCCGCCTCGGGCGGACGGCGTTCGACCTCGCCCGCGGTACCGGGTCGAGCAGCACGGACGTGGACGACCGCGTCGTGGAGGTGGACGCGCTCCTCCGTTCGACCCCGCTGGGTCTCGAGGCCGCCCGGGCGGTGCTGGACGGTGCGGCCGGCCTGCGCGGTGTGCGCCGCGCCCGAGAGGTGCTCGGGCTGGCGCGCGAAGGAGTCGACTCCCCACCCGAGACGCGCCTACGCCTGCTGCTCGTCCGGGCAGGTCTGCCCGACCCCGTGACCCAGTGCCCGGTCGAGGACCGCTGGGGACGCACCGTCGCCCGGCTGGACCTCGGCTGGCCGGACCTGCGCCTGGGGTGCGAGTACGACGGCGAGGTCCACCTGGGCGCGCGACAGGTCCGGGTGGACCTCCGGCGTCACAACGACATCCGCGAGGCGGGCTGGGTGGTGCTGCAGGTCGACCGTCACCAGATGCGCCGACCCGACGAGATCGTCCGTCAGGTCCTCAGCCTGGTGGCCGCCCGCCGACGGTCCACCTGAGCCGTCGTCCGCCGCGACGCGCCCCCGGAGCCCGTGCCGCCGTCGTCTCACGACGACTGGGACGGAACGCGGCTGGGGGCCGAGGTCGTGGCCCGGGTTCGTCCCAGTCGTCGGACCGCGGGCCCCGAACGCCCCAGCGGGCCCGGCCCCCCAGCCTCAGCGCACCCGGCGCACCGCGGCGGGGTCCAGGGGCAGGATGTCCGGGTGCAGCAGGCCGGCGAGCGCCTCGACGCCGTCGACCAGGCGCGGGCCGGGGCGGACGACGAGGCCGTCCGCGTCGACTGCCCAGACCGGGACGCCGGGCAGGCCGGCAGCGGCCAGGGCGTCGGCGACCACGAGCGCCTGCTCGGCGGCGGCGTCCAGGTGGTAGCCGCACGGCGCCACGACGACCACGTCGGGGGCGGCGGCCACGACGTCGGCCCAGGTCGTCGTCACCGACCGGGCGCCGGGGAGGCCGCACACCTCCTCGCCGCCCGCGGCGACCACGAGGTCGGGCACCCAGTGACCGGCGACGAACGGCGGGTCGACCCACTCCACCACGGCGACCCGCGGGCGGGGACGTCCGGCGACCGCGGCGGCGACGGCCGCGAGCCGGGCGCGCAGCGAGGCGACGACCGCGGCCGCCTGCTCGGGCACGCCGAGCGCGTCGCCCACGGTCAGCACGGTGCCGAGCACGTCGTCGAGCGAGGACGGGTCGAGGGCGAGCACGTCGGCGGTGCAGCCGAGGTGCGCCAGGGCCTCGTCGACCACGTCGGACGGCAGGGCGCAGACCCGGCAGAGGTCCTGGGTGAGTACCAGGTCCGGGTCGATGCCCCGCAGCGCGCCCTCGTGCAGCGTGTACAGGTCCTCCCCCGCCGCCGCCCGGCTCCGCACGGAGGCGTCGATCTCGGCCGGGGTCATGCCCGCGGTGTCGACCCCGCCGACCACCACGGCGGCATCGGTGCGGGCGGTCGCGGGGTGGTCGCACTCGAACGTCACGCCCACCAGGCGGTCGCCGGCGCCCAGCACGTGGACGATCTCGGTCGCCGAGGGCAGCAGCGAGACCACCCGGCGGGGTCGGTCCGCCACCGCGGTCGCGGGAGACGTCGAGGTCAGGGCGTCGGCCCGGTCAGCTGGCACCCGTGCAGGCTAGGCCGTGGCCCGGCGGGAATCGCCGCAGGGTTTGCGCACGGGTGTCCGCTCGGCAGGATGGGGGACATGACAACCTCCGACACCGGTCCGCGCGCGGCCGCCGTCCCCCGCGACGTCCTCGCCGCGGTCGCAGCCGGCGCCCACCACGACCCGCACGGGGTGCTCGGCCTCCACCCGGACGGGTCCGACGTCACCGTCCGCACCCTCAAGCCGTTCGCGCGCAGCGTCACCGTCGTCACCGAGGCCGGCCGCACCGAGGCCCACCACGAGCACGACGGGATCTGGGCCGCGACGCTGCCGGGCAGCGAGGGGCGCGACTACCGCCTCGAGGTCGTCTACGACAGCAACGAGGGCCAGGCCGTGCACACGGTCGACGACCCCTACCGGTTCCTCCCCACCCTCGGCCAGGTGGACCTGCACCTCATCGGCGAGGGCCGGCACGAGGAGCTGTGGGACGCGCTCGGCGCGCACGTCCGCCGCTTCCCCGGCCCGCTGGGCACGACCGAGGGCACGAGCTTCTCCGTCTGGGCGCCCAACGCG
Above is a genomic segment from Aquipuribacter hungaricus containing:
- a CDS encoding ABC transporter substrate-binding protein, which produces MPADRADALTSTSPATAVADRPRRVVSLLPSATEIVHVLGAGDRLVGVTFECDHPATARTDAAVVVGGVDTAGMTPAEIDASVRSRAAAGEDLYTLHEGALRGIDPDLVLTQDLCRVCALPSDVVDEALAHLGCTADVLALDPSSLDDVLGTVLTVGDALGVPEQAAAVVASLRARLAAVAAAVAGRPRPRVAVVEWVDPPFVAGHWVPDLVVAAGGEEVCGLPGARSVTTTWADVVAAAPDVVVVAPCGYHLDAAAEQALVVADALAAAGLPGVPVWAVDADGLVVRPGPRLVDGVEALAGLLHPDILPLDPAAVRRVR